In one window of Arachis ipaensis cultivar K30076 chromosome B06, Araip1.1, whole genome shotgun sequence DNA:
- the LOC107605418 gene encoding muscle M-line assembly protein unc-89 has translation MASAERQLEEQLREAGNKLLDPPSSVDELLPLLDQIENCLSRVEQSPSQSTQNALSPALKALIADKLFKHSDVDVKVAVASCISEITRITAPDAPYDDDQMKEVFQLIVSSFESLHDMASRSYTKRTSILETVAKVRSCVVMLDLECDTLIVEMFKHFLKSVREEHPENVFSSMETIMTLVIEESEDIPLELLSPILGSVKKDNEEVLPIARKLGERVLECSASKLKPSLVQAVNTLGISLDNYSNVLASICQDTPGSMEQNDACATSEHVEGESKSTKEPVEESAQVAGEDAKEAEPPQQDSSITGRSPKSVMSNGIAQAGEEDALVDSKSGKTEDDTNCSNQTKGIDMPGKEEPNDLDAGKPDKSEKKLVQATKRRGRKINPSVRSAEPSEGSHLAVEKEAEKQTDSKSDRKEVPSSPQQDGCVEAAEPSENDKETDTKVPSPKTTEGEPDIASPSPSENKDENDSKKHVRSKKKDSSAKEVTIKEVATDDGLKKVDEGTSDSEAKPSRRSGKKIIDRSSDGKKTTVADSDKKGSGISDADAKKQSAKKVEESKKGSVGSSSRQSEVKKKRAPGKVSSDKGIAKSATKDEEKELVLSPKPASKSTKDDHPEETPKTSAKRKRTPAKENESNIKDGEGLVGTRVKVFWPDDDMYYEGVVDSFDRSKKKHKVLYDDGDMEILNLKKERWEILDSAAPDGEEGSEHRSPDVSDDNDILPEPAKKKGKTSDGKKAAFSKSGGATSSKSKGSSGKSSQKSKDSSKVDRKTKDNTPKTGGSKSIDAAPKASGKSKNSDGSKISKPKDDDVSVSKPSAKSKQETPKTGKSKQETSKSAASKSKSTKGGKSNGTGKMKASLLQVKDSESEDSEGSTKEMEEVKVKATSSSKSGTEVKSGKKRGRN, from the exons ATGGCTTCTGCTGAGAGGCAGCTCGAAGAGCAGCTTCGTGAAGCTGGGAACAAGCTTCTAGATCCTCCTTCATCCGTCGACGAACTTCTACCTCTTCTCGAT CAAATTGAGAATTGCCTATCAAGGGTTGAACAGTCACCTAGCCAATCTACACAAAATGCACTCTCTCCGGCGTTGAAAGCATTAATTGCAGATAAACTTTTCAAGCATTCGGATGTTGATGTTAAAGTCGCAGTTGCCTCTTGCATCAGTGAGATAACAAGAATAACTGCACCTGATGCTCCTTATGACGATGACCAGATGAAG GAGGTTTTTCAATTAATTGTATCTTCATTTGAAAGTCTGCATGATATGGCAAGCCGATCATATACAAAGAGGACTTCAATTCTCGAAACAGTTGCAAAAGTCAGGTCGTGTGTGGTAATGTTGGATCTGGAATGTGATACCCTGATTGTAGAGATGTTTAAGCATTTCCTGAAGTCTGTTAG GGAGGAACATCCAGAGAATGTTTTTTCATCTATGGAAACTATCATGACCCTTGTTATAGAGGAAAGTGAAGATATTCCCCTGGAATTACTTTCCCCAATCTTAGGCAGTGTAAAGAAAGACAATGAG GAAGTTTTGCCAATCGCTCGAAAGTTGGGGGAGAGAGTCCTTGAATGTAGTGCAAGCAAGCTTAAACCTTCTTTGGTGCAAGCAGTGAATACATTGGGCATTTCTTTGGATAATTACAGTAATGTTCTTGCTTCAATATGCCAAGATACACCTGGAAGCATGGAGCAAAATGATGCATGTGCTACGAGTGAGCATGTG GAAGGTGAGAGCAAATCAACGAAAGAGCCAGTTGAGGAGTCAGCACAG GTGGCCGGGGAGGATGCTAAAGAAGCTGAACCACCCCAGCAAGATAGTTCTATCACTGGCAGATCCCCTAAGTCTGTCATGAGCAATGGCATTGCACAGGCTGGAGAAGAAGATGCTTTGGTAGATTCAAAATCTGGAAAGACGGAAGATGATACCAATTGTTCTAATCAGACAAAAGGTATTGATATGCCAGGTAAGGAGGAGCCCAATGATTTGGACGCTGGTAAACCCGACAAAAGTGAAAAAAAGTTGGTACAAGCTACTAAGAGGAGAGGAAGAAAAATCAACCCATCAGTAAGATCGGCTGAGCCTTCTGAGGGTTCACATCTTGCTGTCGAGAAGGAAGCTGAAAAACAGACCGACTCTAAAAGTGACAGAAAGGAAGTTCCCAGTTCTCCTCAACAAGATGGGTGTGTTGAGGCTGCAGAACCATCAGAGAATGACAAGGAGACTGACACCAAGGTTCCATCACCCAAAACAACTGAAGGTGAACCTGATATCGCTTCTCCTTCGCCAAGTGAAAACAAGGATGAAAACGATTCAAAGAAACATGTACGGTCCAAAAAGAAAGATAGCTCTGCAAAAGAAGTCACTATAAAAGAAGTGGCCACAGATGATGGTTTGAAAAAGGTGGATGAAGGAACCAGTGATTCAGAAGCAAAACCCTCCAGGCGATCAGGAAAAAAGATAATTGATCGTAGTTCTGATGGGAAAAAGACTACTGTAGCTGATTCAGATAAAAAGGGAAGCGGGATAAGTGATGCAGATGCTAAAAAGCAGTCAGCAAAGAAGGTGGAAGAAAGCAAGAAGGGTAGTGTTGGATCCTCCTCAAGGCAGTCGGAGGTCAAGAAAAAGCGTGCACCGGGCAAAGTGAGCTCAGATAAGGGCATAGCAAAATCTGCCACTAAAGATGAAGAGAAG GAATTGGTGTTGTCACCCAAGCCCGCTTCAAAATCAACTAAAGATGACCATCCAGAGGAGACTCccaagacaagtgcaaagagGAAGCGCACTCCAGCAAAAGAAAAT GAATCAAATATCAAAGATGGTGAAGGTCTTGTTGGTACACGGGTAAAAGTGTTTTGGCCAGATGATGACAT GTATTATGAAGGTGTAGTTGATTCCTTTGATCGTTCCAAAAAGAAGCACAAG GTTTTGTATGATGATGGTGATATGGAGATATTAAATCTTAAAAAGGAAAGATGGGAAATCCTTGATAGTGCTGCTCCAGATGGG GAGGAAGGGAGCGAGCATAGAAGTCCTGATGTTTCTGATGATAATGACAT CCTGCCCGAGCCagcaaagaagaaaggaaaaacaaGTGATGGGAAAAAGGCCGCTTTTTCTAAAAG TGGAGGAGCCACATCCAGCAAATCAAAGGGATCATCTGGGAAGTCGAGCCAGAAGTCCAAAGACAGTAGCAAAGTTGATCGCAAAACCAAGGACAATACTCCCAAAACAGGTGGCAGTAAATCTATTGATGCTGCACCGAAAGCATCTGGCAAGTCAAAGAACTCTGACGGTTCGAAGATAAGCAAGCCAAAAGATGATGATGTTAGTGTATCGAAACCCTCTGCCAAGTCTAAGCAAGAAACTCCGAAGACAGGAAAATCAAAGCAAGAAACATCCAAGAGTGCTGCTTCCAAATCAAAATCCACCAAAGGTGGGAAGTCCAATGGCACAGGCAAGATGAAAGCTAGTTTATTGCAGGTAAAAGATTCAGAGAGCGAGGACTCGGAGGGTTCAACCAAagagatggaagaagtgaaggtGAAGGCAACTAGTTCATCAAAGTCTGGAACTGAGGTGAAGAGTGGAAAGAAACGTGGAAGAAACTAA
- the LOC110263859 gene encoding uncharacterized protein LOC110263859 translates to MCHKEPSAVVHFETMPAYQGDDLVADIRVLHRVFWSYYPCIRAFRHCKPIVQVDGTHLYGKYKGCLLVAVSQDDNNNIVPIAFAIVEGETSDAWHFFLSNLRQYVVTRDRVGLISDRHESINAAVERSNGAWSPPRAFHMFCIRHIESNFLRKFKAPYLQKLIVNIGYSRTVREYEVRYQRLRERGEAYTNWLNRIPREQYALAFDDGYRWGHMTTNLVECINSVLKGARNLPITALVKATFYRLNELFTRKRAEAEARINAGHVFSDIVTSKLHANQLASGNIQVSCFDRQNEVFEVREMPSRLEFAVDLRGLRCDCGEFQVDRIPCRHVFACCANQRLDWQLYVNDVYKMDQVRRVYRARFMPLGNPITWPAYNGPRFIPNPYLRRVTKGRPRMTRFLNEMDTRMLHRPRRCTLCGAEGHSRSRCRQSAGSNTNRDAP, encoded by the exons atgtgtcacaaGGAGCCATCTGCTGTTGTCCATTTTGAAACTATGCCTGCATATCAAGGCGATGACTTGGTGGCTGATATTCGGGTACTGCATCGTGTATTTTGGAGTTATTACCCTTGTATTAGGGCATTCAGACATTGTAAGCCAATTGTCCAGGTGGATGGGACTCACTTGTACGGAAAGTATAAGGGTTGTCTGCTTGTGGCAGTTTCACAGGATGACAACAACAATATCGTCCCAATTGCGTTTGCTATtgtggagggagagacttctgatgcatGGCATTTTTTTCTTAGTAACCTGCGTCAATATGTTGTAACTCGGGATCGTGTCGGTCTAATATCCGACAGGCACGAGTCCATCAATGCAGCTGTGGAACGCAGTAACGGAGCTTGGTCACCGCCTAGAGCTTTTCATATGTTTTGCATCAGACATATAGAGTCAAATTTTCTGAGAAAGTTCAAGGCCCCGTACCTCCAAAAATTGATCGTCAACATTG GATATTCGAGGACGGTGCGGGAGTACGAAGTGCGTTACCAGCGGTTACGGGAACGTGGCGAGGCGTACACAAACTGGTTAAACCGAATTCCTCGCGAACAGTACGCATTGGCCTTTGATGATGGGTACCGATggggtcacatgacgacgaatcTAGTGGAGTGCATCAATTCAGTTttgaagggtgcacgcaatctTCCCATTACTGCTCTTGTGAAGGCAACATTCTACAGACTAAACGAGTTGTTCACCCGGAAAAGAGCAGAGGCGGAAGCCCGGATCAATGCTGGCCATGTGTTTTCTGATATCGTGACATCGAAGTTGCATGCAAACCAACTTGCATCAGGAAACATCCAAGTTAGTTGCTTTGACCGCCAGAATGAGGTCTTTGAGGTTCGTGAGATGCCAAGCAGGCTGGAGTTTGCAGTCGATCTACGTGGCCTTCGATGTGACTGTGGTGAGTTTCAGGTGGACCGGATCCCCTGCAGACATGTGTTCGCATGTTGTGCCAACCAACGACTGGATTGGCAACTATACGTGAATGATGTGTATAAGATGGACCAAGTTCGGCGGGTGTACCGAGCTAGGTTTATGCCACTAGGTAATCCTATCACATGGCCTGCTTATAACGGACCTCGGTTCATACCAAATCCGTACCTAAGACGGGTCACGAAAGGTCGCCCCAGGATGACCCGCTTTttgaatgagatggacacgcGGATGTTACATCGTCCCAGGCGATGTACGCTATGTGGGGCTGAGGGACATAGTCGTAGCAGATGCCGTCAGTCAGCTGGTTCAAATACCAACAGAGATGCCCCCTAG
- the LOC107647676 gene encoding serine/threonine-protein phosphatase 7 long form homolog, whose amino-acid sequence MLICNHPILPDRYNDRVEEHLRITGFYHVSQIGIVQCQKALVNALIERWHPDTHTFHLPIGKCSVTLEDVALILGLPTDGLPVTGMTMSSFEAMEVECLLQFGVAPRKEHCRSSCIKLTWLRNLKENLELNDEISIQRYVRCHIMLLIGMILFGDKSGAGVHWKFLPLLRDFVNIGQYSWGSACLAHLYRALCRASRYNCKEIDGPLTLLLGWAWIRLPYLSPLPREPRSFSLANRWRNWERGDRRYRYLKLAHFRKVFDELQEGQFVWVA is encoded by the exons ATGTTGATATGTAACCACCCAATTCTTCCGGATCGGTACAACGATAGGGTGGAGGAGCATTTAAGAATTACCGGTTTCTATCATGTATCTCAGATTGGGATAGTGCAGTGTCAGAAAGCATTGGTAAATGCTCTAATCGAACGTTGGCACCCTGACACACATACGTTTCACCTTCCCATTGGTAAATGTTCCGTGACTCTTGAAGATGTGGCTCTAATTCTTGGTCTTCCCACAGATGGTCTTCCAGTTACAGGGATGACAATGAGTAGTTTTGAAGCCATGGAGGTGGAGTGTTTGCTTCAATTTGGCGTTGCACCGCGTAAGGAGCACTGTAGATCTAGCTGCATAAAACTCACCTGGCTGCGGAATCTAAAAGAGAATTTAGAATTGAACGATGAAATCAGTATACAAAGGTATGTGAGGTGCCACATTATGTTGCTGATTGGGATGATCTTGTTTGGGGATAAGTCTGGGGCAGGCGTGCACTGGAAGTTTCTACCCTTGCTTCGTGATTTTGTCAATATTGGACAGTATAGCTGGGGTTCGGCATGCCTAGCACACCTTTACAGGGCGTTATGCAGGGCATCTCGCTATAACTGTAAGGAAATAGATGGTCCACTGACACTTCTGCTCGGTTGGGCTTGGATCCGACTGCCATATCTATCACCGCTTCCTAGAGAACCCCGCAGCTTTTCACTAGCAAATAG GTGGCGTAACTGGGAGCGTGGTGACCGACGATATAGATATCTGAAGCTAGCTCACTTTAGGAAAGTCTTTGATGAACTTCAGGAAGGCCAG TTTGTCTGGGTTGCTTAA